The following are encoded together in the Chlorocebus sabaeus isolate Y175 chromosome 20, mChlSab1.0.hap1, whole genome shotgun sequence genome:
- the DMAP1 gene encoding DNA methyltransferase 1-associated protein 1, whose amino-acid sequence MATGADVRDILELGGPEGDAASGTISKKDIINPDKKKSKKSSETLTFKRPEGMHREVYALLYSDKKDAPPLLPSDTGQGYRTVKAKLGSKKVRPWKWMPFTNPARKDGAMFFHWRRAAEEGKDYPFARFNKTVQVPVYSEQEYQLYLHDDAWTKAETDHLFDLSRRFDLRFVVIHDRYDHQQFKKRSVEDLKERYYHICAKLANVRAVPGTDLKIPVFDAGHERRRKEQLERLYNRTPEQVAEEEYLLQELRKIEARKKEREKRSQDLQKLITAADTTAEQRRTERKAPKKKLPQKKEAEKPAVPETAGIKFPDFKSAGVTLRSQRMKLPSSVGQKKIKALEQMLLELGVELSPTPTEELVHMFNELRSDLVLLYELKQACANCEYELQMLRHRHEALARAGVLGGPATPASGPGPASAEPAVTEPGLGPDPKDTIIDVVGAPLTPNSRKRRESASSSSSVKKAKKP is encoded by the exons ATGGCTACGGGCGCGGATGTACGGGACATTCTAGAACTCGGGGGTCCAGAAGGGGATGCAGCCTCTGGGACCATCAGCAAGAAGGACATTATCAACCCAGACAAG AAAAAATCCAAGAAGTCCTCTGAGACATTGACTTTCAAAAGGCCCGAGGGCATGCACCGGGAAGTCTATGCCTTGCTCTACTCTGACAAGAA GGATGCACCCCCACTGCTACCCAGTGACACTGGTCAGGGATACCGTACAGTGAAGGCCAAGTTGGGCTCCAAGAAGGTGCGGCCTTGGAAGTGGATGCCATTCACCAACCCAGCCCGCAAGGACGGAGCAATGTTCTTCCACTGGCGACGTGCAGCGGAGGAGGGCAAGGACTATCCCTTTGCTAGGTTCAATAAG ACTGTGCAGGTGCCTGTGTACTCAGAGCAGGAGTACCAGCTTTATCTCCACGATGATGCTTGGACTAAGGCGGAAACTGACCACCTCTTTGACCTCAGCCGCCGCTTTGACCTGCGTTTTGTTGTTATCCATGACCGGTATGACCACCAGCAGTTcaag AAGCGTTCTGTGGAAGACCTGAAGGAGCGGTACTACCACATCTGTGCTAAGCTTGCTAACGTGCGGGCTGTGCCAGGCACAGACCTTAAGATACCAGTATTTGATGCTGGGCACGAACGACGGCGGAAGGAACAGCTTGAGCGTCTCTACAACCGGACCCCAGAGCAG GTGGCAGAGGAGGAGTACCTGCTACAGGAGCTGCGCAAGATCGAGGCCCGGAAGAAGGAGCGGGAGAAACGCAGCCAGGACCTGCAGAAGCTCATCACAGCGGCAGACACCACTGCAGAGCAGCGGCGCACGGAACGCAAGGCCCCCAAGAAGAAGCTACCCCAGAaaaaggaggctgagaagccG GCTGTTCCTGAGACTGCAGGCATCAAGTTTCCAGACTTCAAGTCTGCCGGTGTCACGCTGCGGAGCCAACGG ATGAAGCTGCCCAGCTCTGTGGGACAGAAGAAGATCAAGGCCCTGGAACAGATGCTGCTGGAGCTTGGTGTGG AGCTGAGCCCGACACCTACGGAGGAGCTGGTGCACATGTTCAATGAGCTGCGAAGTGACCTGGTGCTGCTGTACGAGCTCAAGCAGGCCTGTGCCAACTGCGAGTATGAGCTGCAGATGCTGCGGCACCGTCACGAGGCACTGGCCCGGGCAGGTGTGCTGGGGGGCCCTGCCACACCAGCATCAGGCCCAGGCCCGGCCTCTGCTGAGCCAGCAGTGACTGAACCAGGACTTGGCCCTGACCCCAAGGACACCATCATTGATGTGGTGGGCGCACCCCTGACACCCAATTCG AGAAAGCGACGGGAGTCGGCCTCCAGCTCatcttctgtgaagaaagccaagaAGCCGTGA